From the genome of Saccopteryx bilineata isolate mSacBil1 chromosome 6, mSacBil1_pri_phased_curated, whole genome shotgun sequence, one region includes:
- the POMK gene encoding protein O-mannose kinase, producing the protein MERKPSDGRKSPPRRAVPPAVGLVLGMALMNVLLYLCLERCFVSPRSPAVDPSHCPYGYFRMGQMKNCSPWLSCAELRTEVRQLKRVGGGAVKRVFLSEWKERKVALSRLTRLEMKDDFLHGLQMLKSLQSKHVVMLLGFCEEDNTILTEYHPLGSLSNLEETLNLSKYQPVNTWQQRLQLAMDYVGIINYLHHSPLGTLVMCDSSDLPKTLSQYLLTSNFSVVVNDLDALPPVNRSAGTLVKCGHRELHGDFVAPEQLWPYGEDRPFHDDLMPSYDEKVDIWKIPDVSSFLLGHVEGSDMVRFHLFDIHKACKSRTPAERPTAQDILDTYEKVLNSLRDTVMSQTREML; encoded by the exons ATGGAGAGGAAGCCCTCGGATGGCAGGAAAAGCCCCCCGCGCAGAGCAGTGCCCCCGGCGGTGGGGCTGGTGCTGGGCATGGCCCTCATGAACGTGCTGCTCTACCTCTGCCTCGAGCGGTGTTTTGTGTCCCCTCGAAGTCCTGCCGTGGATCCCAGCCACTGTCCCTACGGTTACTTCCGTATGGGGCAGATGAAAAACTGCTCACCGTGGCTGTCCTGTGCGGAGCTGAGGACAGAAGTGAGGCAGCTGAAGCGTGTCGGGGGAGGAGCCGTGAAGAGA GTCTTCCTGTCGGAGTGGAAGGAACGCAAAGTCGCCCTCTCACGGCTCACCCGTCTGGAGATGAAAGACGACTTCCTCCACGGACTGCAGATGCTGAAATCTCTGCAGAGTAAACACGTGGTCATGCTGCTGGGCTTCTGTGAAGAGGACAACACCATTCTCACTGAGTATCACCCCTTAGGGTCCTTGAGCAACCTGGAGGAAACCTTAAACCTTTCCAAGTACCAACCTGTGAACACCTGGCAGCAGCGGCTGCAACTGGCCATGGATTACGTGGGCATCATCAACTACCTGCACCACAGCCCCCTGGGCACCCTGGTCATGTGCGACTCCAGCGACCTGCCCAAGACGCTGTCCCAGTACCTGCTGACCAGTAACTTCAGCGTCGTGGTGAACGACCTGGACGCCTTGCCCCCGGTGAACCGCAGCGCGGGCACGTTGGTGAAGTGTGGCCACAGGGAGCTGCACGGGGACTTCGTGGCCCCAGAGCAGCTGTGGCCCTACGGGGAGGACCGGCCTTTTCACGACGATCTCATGCCCTCCTATGACGAGAAGGTCGACATCTGGAAGATTCCAGACGTCTCCAGTTTCCTTTTGGGGCACGTGGAAGGGAGTGATATGGTCCGATTCCATTTGTTCGATATTCATAAGGCCTGTAAGAGCCGGACTCCTGCAGAGAGACCCACTGCTCAGGACATTCTGGACACTTACGAGAAGGTTCTGAATTCACTCAGGGACACGGTGATGTCTCAGACGAGAGAAATGCTGTAA